A region of the Nitrospiria bacterium genome:
AATTGGAGATCTCCCACCCAAGGTTTTTGATTTGTACGTAAAACCAACCTCGTCTCGTTTAGGCCACAATAGTATTCAATTCCTTACATTAAATTTTGATTGCTTTACAAAATAAAGGAAGAGTAGGATTTCCCTATAAAGGAGATTTTCCTGAGTTTTAAGACCGCTAAAAAGAGCGTTGCCCCTTCTCCCTCTAGGGGGGAAAAAAAAAGAAAAACCAATGAAAGCCAAATTGAAAACGTTTCAAATCTTACTTTTTAGTTTTTTATTAGTATTCTTTATCAACGCATGCGGAAAAGGGGAGGGTGGGGATGAAAATCTTGGTGGGGGAGGAGGACCCACGGTAAACAACGCTCCGGTGGCGGATGCAGGGCCCGATCAAACAAAGACAGTCCTCGTTGGAGATGTGGTGGTCCTGGATGGAAGCCATTCCGGGGATGCAGATGGTGACTCTCTGATTTATTCCTGGGTGCTGATGGCTTTACCTTCCGGGAGCACGGCTACCCTTTCTGATCCTACCCTTTCTGATCCCAATTTCGTTGCGGATCAGCCAGGTGATTATATTGCCCAGTTGACGGTCAATGATGGAACCGTCGATAGTGCTGTTGATGAGGTATCCGTCACCGTTCGTGTTCCTCCACCCGTTATCACTATCAACAAACCGGAGAATCTTATGGTAGTGGCGAATAGTCCTGTTACCGTGGAGGGAACGGTTGATGATCTTGCCGCCACTGTTATGGTGAACGGGACCGGTGTCCTCAACCACAAAGGCAGTTATTCCACCTCCGTCCTACTGCAGGAAGGGAGCAATATCATTACAGTGGTAGGCCAAAACGGAACGGGGGAAAACAGTGTCAGTGTAGAGGTGATCCTGAATACGACCAATAACCCGGCGGTTAGTATTACATCCCATAAGGCTGGTTTTCTAGTGGGGGAGGAGTTTGAGATAGGGGAGGCGTACCCTTCCGCCCAGGTCCTCGTTGGGGGCGTGATTAAAGTGAATACGTCGGTGCTATTTGCAAATACCCCTACTGTGACTGTAAACGGGGTTGCAGCCGCAGTATTGCCCAAGGTTTTTAACAGTGATTGTGGTTTAATAAATTTTCCCCCTTTTAAGTGCTTCAACTTCACAGCACCAATCGCGCTTGAAAAGGGAGCACGCACCATCACTGCCGTTGGCACCGATGTCCAGAGAAGAAAAACCACCGTCAAAGTGGATGGAACCGTGGATTATTGCCGGAAAGCCGTTCACGATGAAAATAACCCCAATTATGGGATCGATCCAAGAGAACCCAGGGTTCCGGCGGTACGGGACAACAATCAGAGCAACCGGTGTATTGAGATCGACGGTTGTTCAATGCCCTTCAGCGATGATATTGCCGGCCTAAAATTTTTAGCTAACAATCCGATGCCACTGGCCAATCAAAACGCGGTTCCCATCGAATTCGGTTCCGGTACGGCGCCCCCCAGTGAGTTTTTCGTCTTTGGTCTCCAATCCTCACGGGCCCTAGGTTGCAATATACATGACGGGTGTTATCAAACCCATGTTCCGGAGGCTAATCGGGTAGACGCATGGCGCGAATGTAACCTCAATCAGTATAAGGATCATTTGGCACTCTGCCGCAGGGCTTATCCCCCGGATGCCACCTGCCCTCATACCGGAGTGAACGCGGTTTTGTGCCCAGCCTGGAGAATCGATTGGCTTTCGGAAAAAGCCATATGTGCCCGAAACGCCACGGCGTATTTTACTGCGGTAAGCACAGGTTACCTCATTGGTCAACCATGGGGCGGGTGGAAGGCCTATCAGGACCGTCAGGAACAATACAGTCCTGTTCCATAGATTTCCAGAAAATGATAAAAAAGGAGAGAAGGTCATTGTCAGTTTTTTTTTTGAGGAGGTTGTCATGAGCGCGGTGAGGGTACTGGTTGGAACACGTAAAGGGGCTTTTATCCTAAAGTCAGATGGAAAGCGAAAAAAGTGGGATGTGAACGGGCCTTTTTTTGGAGGGTGGGAGATCTACCATCTCAAAGGGTCTCCCGTTGATCCGAACCGGGTGTATGCGTCCCAGACCAGCAGTTGGTTCGGCCAAATCATTCAGCGGTCCGATGATGGGGGAAAAACCTGGCATCAACCCGGAACACCTCCGGGCGAACCGACGACCACCCCGGACGGTATGCCCATGGGAGAGAGTAATAAGTTCGTTTACGACACGTCTCCCGAAACGGGGAAACCACTTACAACACACCAGTGGTATGACGGTAACCCGCACCCGTGGGAGTTTAAGCGGGTTTGGCACCTAGAGCCATCCCTTACCGATCCGGACACGATTTACGCCGGGGTGGAAGATGCGGCCCTTTTCCGCTCGGACGATGGCGGTAAAAACTGGAAAGAAATTTCCGGCCTTCGCGGACACGGTACAGGATCTTCCTGGCAGCCCGGCGCCGGAGGGATGTGTCTCCATTCGATTCTTTTAGATCCAGGCAACCCGAATCGTATTGCCGTCGCCATTTCGGCTGCGGGGGCGTTTCGGAC
Encoded here:
- a CDS encoding PKD domain-containing protein; its protein translation is MKAKLKTFQILLFSFLLVFFINACGKGEGGDENLGGGGGPTVNNAPVADAGPDQTKTVLVGDVVVLDGSHSGDADGDSLIYSWVLMALPSGSTATLSDPTLSDPNFVADQPGDYIAQLTVNDGTVDSAVDEVSVTVRVPPPVITINKPENLMVVANSPVTVEGTVDDLAATVMVNGTGVLNHKGSYSTSVLLQEGSNIITVVGQNGTGENSVSVEVILNTTNNPAVSITSHKAGFLVGEEFEIGEAYPSAQVLVGGVIKVNTSVLFANTPTVTVNGVAAAVLPKVFNSDCGLINFPPFKCFNFTAPIALEKGARTITAVGTDVQRRKTTVKVDGTVDYCRKAVHDENNPNYGIDPREPRVPAVRDNNQSNRCIEIDGCSMPFSDDIAGLKFLANNPMPLANQNAVPIEFGSGTAPPSEFFVFGLQSSRALGCNIHDGCYQTHVPEANRVDAWRECNLNQYKDHLALCRRAYPPDATCPHTGVNAVLCPAWRIDWLSEKAICARNATAYFTAVSTGYLIGQPWGGWKAYQDRQEQYSPVP
- a CDS encoding exo-alpha-sialidase produces the protein MSAVRVLVGTRKGAFILKSDGKRKKWDVNGPFFGGWEIYHLKGSPVDPNRVYASQTSSWFGQIIQRSDDGGKTWHQPGTPPGEPTTTPDGMPMGESNKFVYDTSPETGKPLTTHQWYDGNPHPWEFKRVWHLEPSLTDPDTIYAGVEDAALFRSDDGGKNWKEISGLRGHGTGSSWQPGAGGMCLHSILLDPGNPNRIAVAISAAGAFRTDDGGKTWRPINRGLHSLYIPDPTAEVGHCVHRIAMHPSRPEVLFMQKHWDVMRSDDAGESWREISGNLPSDFGFVIDVHAHDPDTIYVVPIKSDSEHYPPDGKLRVYRSRTGGNDWEPLTKGLPQKDCYVNVLRDAMAVDRHDPCGVYFGTTGGQVYVSSDAGDSWMPIVRDLPAVVSVEVQTLA